From Drosophila nasuta strain 15112-1781.00 chromosome X, ASM2355853v1, whole genome shotgun sequence, one genomic window encodes:
- the LOC132795657 gene encoding uncharacterized protein LOC132795657: MMNFNKSLQTFLGLRQVYIAACRFPLRAFSDRDRKDEGPSRCHGKQSAVAQLAGSGGSEGKVGDETTPLEAPEAVQLTVNLEHVRSPINELDQRKLRHKEYAQILNELIIKPPSAYTLDQRLPFKQPEPKTDLRQSLRTCTSVEEVLQLTNDPEQLAHELVKLSWELNAEKRKNEAMLENLRQLEQKMRETDQNN, from the coding sequence ATGATGAATTTCAATAAGTCACTGCAAACATTTCTCGGTCTGCGTCAGGTTTACATTGCGGCCTGTCGCTTTCCATTGCGCGCATTCAGCGATCGTgatcgcaaggacgaaggACCCTCAAGGTGCCACGGCAAACAATCGGCTGTGGCACAACTCGCTGGCAGCGGAGGCAGCGAGGGTAAAGTTGGAGACGAGACGACACCCTTGGAGGCACCGGAGGCTGTGCAACTGACTGTGAATCTGGAGCATGTGCGCTCACCCATTAATGAATTGGATCAACGCAAGCTGCGACACAAGGAATACGCTCAGATACTCAACGAACTGATCATCAAGCCGCCCAGCGCCTACACGCTGGACCAGCGGCTGCCCTTCAAGCAGCCTGAGCCCAAAACCGATTTACGGCAATCATTGCGCACATGCACCAGTGTCGAAGAGGTGCTCCAGCTGACCAACGATCCCGAACAGCTCGCCCATGAACTGGTCAAGCTATCGTGGGAGCTGAACGCTGAGAAGCGCAAGAACGAGGCGATGCTGGAGAATTTGCGGCAGCTCGAACAAAAAATGCGAGAGACAGACCAAAATAACTAG